One window of Stigmatopora nigra isolate UIUO_SnigA chromosome 14, RoL_Snig_1.1, whole genome shotgun sequence genomic DNA carries:
- the foxi3b gene encoding forkhead box protein I3-B, whose translation MSTFEAQEQSPPRCGPQFPSLGQEPPELSLYSDCYYPPPSLPSPQRSTPTSYELGDYSTTSSNPYLWFNGSGLNTPSYLTSNGPPGNPGPPFVPQHYGMQRPYLGPSGAGGPGGELSWFSLPSQEDLMKLVRPPYSYSALIAMAIHGAPDRRLTLSQIYQYVADNFPFYNKSKAGWQNSIRHNLSLNDCFKKVPRDEDDPGKGNYWTLDPNCEKMFDNGNFRRKRKRKSDSLPGVDGNSGPPESAESERDSPKHSANSSLNISQTPDRIPSPSSSSSTPCLSSFLSEISAVSANSTSDVGGDGLGRALQVNLPLDGPHRLPQHASFSNYSPNSAGREWLPQVQGPPVLSSSPTHSSLGYTSPILSQYSATTGHFYPTLSSSGIVYHREGTEV comes from the exons ATGTCTACATTTGAGGCCCAGGAACAGTCTCCTCCACGCTGTGGGCCTCAATTCCCAAGCCTTGGCCAGGAGCCCCCCGAACTGAGCCTCTACAGTGACTGTTACTACCCTCCACCATCCTTGCCAAGTCCTCAACGCAGCACACCTACCTCCTATGAGCTGGGTGACTACAGCACCACATCATCAAACCCTTATCTTTGGTTCAACGGCTCTGGGCTCAACACACCTTCGTACCTGACTAGCAACGGTCCGCCCGGGAACCCAGGGCCACCCTTCGTCCCACAGCACTATGGCATGCAGAGGCCTTACTTGGGTCCGAGTGGTGCAGGAGGCCCGGGAGGGGAATTGAGCTGGTTCTCCCTCCCGTCACAGGAGGACCTGATGAAGCTGGTTAGGCCACCTTATTCTTACTCGGCTCTCATCGCCATGGCTATCCACGGAGCGCCTGACAGACGGTTGACCTTGAGTCAGATATACCAGTATGTCGCAGACAACTTCCCTTTCTACAACAAGAGTAAAGCAGGATGGCAGAATTCCATTAGGCACAACCTGTCGCTAAATGACTGCTTTAAAAAAGTACCACGTGACGAAGACGACCCAG GCAAGGGAAACTACTGGACGCTTGACCCAAACTGTGAAAAGATGTTCGACAATGGAAACTTCCGCCGCAAAAGGAAGAGAAAGTCCGATTCCCTCCCTGGTGTTGATGGTAATTCCGGGCCCCCTGAGTCAGCTGAGAGTGAGAGGGACAGCCCCAAACACTCTGCCAACTCTTCCCTAAACATCTCCCAGACGCCGGACAGAATCCCTTCGCCCTCATCGTCTTCTTCTACGCCTTGTCTGAGCAGTTTCTTGTCTGAAATATCGGCAGTGTCCGCCAATTCAACTTCTGATGTGGGAGGTGATGGCTTGGGGAGAGCACTACAAGTCAACCTCCCCTTAGATGGGCCACACAGGCTCCCGCAGCACGCAAGTTTTAGCAACTACTCCCCAAACTCTGCTGGCCGAGAGTGGCTTCCACAGGTGCAAGGTCCCCCCGTGCTGTCTTCTTCACCCACCCACTCTTCGCTCGGTTACACCAGCCCCATCCTCAGCCAGTACAGTGCCACCACTGGACACTTCTACCCCACGCTGAGCTCCTCAGGAATCGTCTATCACCGCGAGGGCACTGAAGTTTAA